Proteins encoded together in one Chiloscyllium plagiosum isolate BGI_BamShark_2017 chromosome 3, ASM401019v2, whole genome shotgun sequence window:
- the LOC122540006 gene encoding putative protein TPRXL, whose protein sequence is MNPSSVNPSSVSPSSVSPSSVSLSSENPCSTRPSNVNPSSVNPCSVNHRMLNPSTVCPSNETYCNTSPRSVNPSSVTPNNVTPSSVSLSSACPSSMNPTSVCPSSVIPRIVNPSSVSPSRLNRSSVIPSSMNRSSASTSNENSSTASPSSISSSSVSPSSMNPSSVHSSSWKQSNVIPSS, encoded by the coding sequence AtgaatcccagcagtgtgaaTCCCAGCAGTGTCAGTCCCAGCAGTGTCAGTCCCAGCAGTGTCAGTCTCAGCAGCGAGAATCCCTGCAGTACGAGACCCAGTAACgtgaatcccagcagtgtgaatccctgcagtgtgaatcACAGGATGCTGAACCCCAGCACTGTTTGTCCCAGCAATGAGACTTACTGCAACACCAGCCCTCGCAGTGTGAATCCCAGCAGTGTCACTCCCAACAATGtcactcccagcagtgtgagtcTCAGCAGTGCGTGTCCCAGCAGTATGAATCCCACCAGTGTGTGTCCCAGCAGTGTGATTCCCAGGATtgtgaatcccagcagtgtgaGTCCCAGCAGATTAAATCGCAGCAGTGTGATTCCCAGCAGTATGAATCGCAGCAGTGCCAGTACAAGCAATGAGAATTCCAGCACTGCAAGTCCCAGCAGCATCAGTTCCAGCAGTGTGAGTCCCAGCAGTATGAATCCCAGCAGTGTGCATTCCAGCAGTTGGAAACAAAGCAATGTGATTCCCAGCAGTTAG
- the LOC122539996 gene encoding putative protein TPRXL, translating into MIPSSVSPSSVNPSSANPSSLGPSRENPSSVDPSSVRASSVKPSSVKPSSASLSSMNPSSVIPSSVNHSSLSPSSVCPSNVSPSSVNLSNVSPICVNPSSENLSSVNPSSVSPSSVNPSSVNPSSVSPSSVSTSRMNTCSLTPSSVCPSRVNPSFVNPSSVSPRRMTPSSVIPRSVTLSCVNPSSMNLSSMSPNSVNPSSVIPSSVNPSSISP; encoded by the coding sequence ATGATTCCAAGCAGTGTGAGTCCCAGCAGTGTGAATCCCAGCAGTGCAAATCCCAGTAGCCTAGGTCCCAGCAGAGagaatcccagcagtgtggatCCCAGCAGCGTCAGAGCCAGCAGTGTGAAACCCAGCAGTGTGAAACCCAGCAGTGCGAGTCTCAGTAGTATGAATCCCAGCAGCGTGATTCCAAGCAGTGTGAATCACAGTAGCCTTAGTCCCAGCAGTGTCTGTCCCAGCAATGTTAGTCCCAGCAGTGTGAACCTTAGCAATGTCAGTCCCATTTGTGTGAATCCCAGCAGTGAGAATCTCAGCAGTGTGAATCCTAGCAGTGTCAGTCCCAGCAGTGTGAACCCCAGCAGTGTGAATCCTAGCAGTGTCAGTCCCAGCAGTGTGAGTACCAGCAGAATGAATACCTGTAGCCTGACTCCCAGCAGTGTCTGTCCCAGCAGAGTGAATCCTAGTTTTGTGAATCCCAGCAGTGTCAGTCCCAGACGTATGACTCCCAGCAGTGTCATTCCCAGGAGTGTGACTCTGAGCTGTGTCAATCCCAGTAGTATGAATCTCAGCAGCATGAGTCCCAACAGtgtgaatcccagcagtgtgatTCCAAGCAGTGTGAATCCCAGCAGCATCAGTCCCTGA
- the LOC122540003 gene encoding putative protein TPRXL, with protein sequence MNPGSVRPSSMNPRILNPSIICPSSVNPSSASPNSVNPRSENPSSVSPSSVNPSSVCPNHVNLSSVSSTSLNLISVSPSHVNPSSENPRSVSPTIVNPSGVSATIVNPNSENSRSVNPSRVSPNRENPSSVSPSNLIPSSVSPNSCKSQQFLSQQCESQQCGSQQFESQQSETQQCESHSVIPSSVSPSSLNPSSVNPSSVSPSCLNTRSTSPSSVSPSSDYSSCLNPSSVNPSSVNSSNVIPHSVNTSFFRPSSVNPSSVNHNLVNPSSVSPNNVNPSSVSACSVKRRSVSTSFDSSSSLNPSSVSPSSVSQQRESQQAES encoded by the exons ATGAATCCGGGCAGTGTGAGACCCAGCAGTatgaatcccaggattctgaatCCCAGCATTATTTGTCCCAGCAGTGTGAATCCCAGCAGTGCCAGTCCAAACAGTGTGAATCCCAGAAGTGAGAATCCCAGCAGTGTCAGTCCCAGCAGTGTGAATCCCAGCAGTGTCTGTCCCAACCATGTGAATCTCAGCAGTGTCAGTTCCACAAGTTTGAATCTCATCAGTGTGAGCCCCAGCCATGTCAATCCCAGCAGTGAAAATCCCCGCAGTGTCAGTCCTACAATTGTGAATCCTAGCGGTGTGAGTGCCACAATTGTGAATCCGAACAGTGAGAATTCCCGCAGTGTGAATCCCAGCCGTGTCAGTCCCAACAGAGAGAATCCCAGTAGTGTCAGTCCCAGCAATTTGATTCCCAGCAGTGTCAGTCCCAACAGT TGCAaatcccagcaatttctgtcccagcagtgtgaatcccagcagtgtggGTCCCAGCAGTTTGAATCCCAGCAGAGCGAGACTCAGCAGTGTGAGTCCCATAGTGTGATTCCCAGCAGTGTGAGTCCCAGCAGTTtgaatcccagcagtgtgaatcccagcagtgtgaGTCCCAGCTGTTTGAATACCAGGAGTACGAGTCCCAGCAGTGTGAGTCCCAGCAGTgattattccagctgtttgaatcccagcagtgtgaatcccagcagtgtgaaTTCAAGCAATGTGATTCCCCATAGTGTGAACACCAGCTTTTTCAGACCTAGCAGTGTAAATCCTAGTAGTGTCAATCACAACCTTGTGAATCCCAGCAGTGTCAGTCCCAACAAtgtgaatcccagcagtgtgaGTGCCTGCAGTGTTAAACGCCGCAGTGTGAGCACCAGCTTTGACAGTTCTAGCAGTCTGAATCCCAGCAGTGTGAGTCCCAGCAGTGTGTCCCAGCAGCGTGAATCACAGCAGGCTGAATCCTAG